In Haloarcula halophila, a single window of DNA contains:
- a CDS encoding extracellular solute-binding protein codes for MGKQRGRVRTHSRRQLLRTAGIGLTGVLGGCLSSAQSPTPVSILSAGSLQHALENGLKPTVDVPLRVESHGSATVARLIDEGQRDPDIVAVADTALFDAPISPPWYSAFASNAVVLAYNPDTSGGQRMEEAGTERWYVPLVEDTVSLGRTDPDQDPLGYRTLFVLELASRYYDDAPDLRAVVPTREQRYPETGLLSQFETGSIDAAFAYRNMAVERGYDYVSLPNRIDLSDRRYADEWYSTTAYELPSGQRVEGGPIEYGAAIRTDTESVRSVFEQLTTGAYLDETGFVLGDRFPRFEGDVPGTVPTATQEE; via the coding sequence ATGGGGAAACAACGGGGGCGAGTTCGGACACACTCACGGCGACAGCTCCTCCGGACGGCCGGAATCGGGCTCACCGGCGTGCTCGGTGGCTGTCTCTCCAGTGCGCAGTCTCCGACCCCGGTTTCGATTCTCTCCGCCGGGAGCCTCCAGCACGCGCTGGAGAACGGACTGAAGCCCACGGTCGACGTGCCGCTCCGGGTCGAATCCCACGGCTCGGCGACCGTCGCCCGACTGATCGACGAGGGCCAGCGCGACCCCGACATCGTCGCCGTCGCCGATACCGCACTGTTCGACGCGCCGATTTCCCCGCCGTGGTACTCGGCCTTCGCGAGCAACGCCGTGGTCCTCGCGTACAACCCCGACACCAGTGGCGGCCAGCGGATGGAGGAAGCGGGGACAGAGCGGTGGTACGTTCCCCTGGTCGAGGATACCGTCAGCCTCGGCCGGACCGACCCGGACCAGGACCCGCTCGGCTATCGCACGCTGTTCGTGCTGGAACTGGCTAGCCGCTACTACGACGACGCGCCGGACCTCCGGGCGGTGGTTCCGACGCGCGAACAGCGGTACCCGGAGACGGGGCTGCTCAGCCAGTTCGAGACCGGGAGCATCGACGCGGCGTTCGCCTACCGGAACATGGCCGTCGAACGCGGCTACGACTACGTGTCCCTCCCGAACCGGATCGACCTCAGCGACCGCAGGTACGCCGACGAGTGGTACTCGACGACCGCCTACGAACTACCGAGCGGCCAGCGCGTCGAGGGCGGACCGATCGAATACGGGGCGGCGATCCGGACCGACACCGAGTCGGTTCGGTCGGTGTTCGAGCAGTTGACGACCGGGGCGTACCTGGACGAGACGGGGTTCGTCCTCGGCGACCGGTTCCCCCGCTTCGAGGGTGACGTTCCAGGGACCGTCCCGACAGCAACACAGGAGGAGTGA
- a CDS encoding histidine kinase N-terminal 7TM domain-containing protein yields the protein MSVGPIGVGVITASVTAGFGAAYLLQYLYHKRGSPGASWFMGNIAAVTVFCITYGVSLLVFDPQLRGAAEAVSFVSVCFMGPFFLAFGLDYTGRTDLIRSPLFGVVAAVPISTILLAATNTAHGLVWTDFRLTPVFGLATARYTIETWGVFALLFSVGTAAVGSLLLIGAILSYGPLYRREATAVTLSTLPPSVGVLVWLFGLGPVPELHLTGPLMLVHVALDGYAFVGTHMFETNPATQRVAEQTGLDKLTEPVMVLDTGENVVKFNERAQQLFERAQTADGLVPLSSLVGNGLSTLRETGEVEIGGPDGGIFAVSYTPLTDPSGDPVGGMIVLYDVREERQRKQQLSVLNRVLRHNLRNEMTVIQGFAESLERSLTDSELQEQAATISRAGDRLLAIGEKVREIDRMQDEVVHVEQVDVESMFARLREDLLEQFPDATIETDISVSDPTLCTRPSILELALANLTENALKHASPADPTVQLRMETVDRADRPIAIEVRDTNRRISESETAVLRTGTESPLKHGQGIGLWIVNWCVTTLNGGIEYRYDEGNRFIITLPPE from the coding sequence ATGAGCGTCGGACCGATCGGAGTCGGAGTGATTACCGCCTCAGTCACAGCCGGCTTCGGCGCGGCGTACCTGCTCCAGTATCTCTATCACAAGCGGGGGAGCCCGGGTGCGTCGTGGTTCATGGGTAATATCGCGGCAGTGACCGTATTCTGTATCACCTACGGAGTCTCACTCCTCGTGTTCGACCCGCAGCTTCGGGGTGCAGCCGAGGCGGTTTCGTTCGTCAGCGTCTGTTTCATGGGGCCGTTCTTCCTCGCCTTCGGCTTGGATTACACCGGCCGAACTGACCTCATCCGGAGTCCGCTTTTCGGGGTGGTCGCTGCCGTGCCGATCTCGACGATACTGTTGGCAGCGACCAACACAGCCCACGGGTTGGTGTGGACCGACTTCCGCCTGACACCGGTCTTCGGGTTGGCAACCGCTCGGTACACCATCGAAACATGGGGCGTGTTCGCGCTCCTGTTCAGTGTCGGGACCGCGGCCGTCGGTTCGTTGCTGCTCATCGGAGCGATCCTCAGCTACGGGCCGTTGTACCGACGTGAGGCGACGGCAGTCACCCTGAGTACACTCCCACCGAGCGTCGGTGTGTTGGTGTGGCTCTTCGGTCTCGGACCGGTGCCGGAACTCCACCTCACCGGACCGCTGATGCTCGTTCACGTCGCCCTCGACGGGTATGCCTTCGTGGGTACCCACATGTTCGAGACGAACCCGGCGACACAGCGCGTGGCCGAACAGACGGGGCTCGACAAACTCACGGAGCCCGTGATGGTCCTCGATACGGGCGAGAACGTCGTGAAATTCAACGAACGTGCTCAGCAGCTGTTCGAACGAGCGCAGACGGCGGACGGGCTGGTACCGCTGTCGTCCCTCGTCGGCAACGGGCTGTCGACACTCCGGGAGACGGGCGAGGTGGAGATCGGCGGCCCCGATGGGGGGATATTCGCTGTCTCCTACACGCCGTTGACGGACCCGAGCGGGGACCCCGTCGGGGGGATGATCGTCCTCTACGACGTCCGTGAGGAACGCCAGCGCAAGCAACAACTGTCGGTGCTCAACCGTGTCCTCAGACACAACCTCCGCAACGAGATGACCGTCATACAGGGGTTCGCGGAGTCGTTGGAGCGGTCCCTCACCGACTCGGAGTTACAGGAGCAAGCCGCAACGATCTCCCGCGCCGGCGATCGCCTGTTGGCTATCGGCGAGAAGGTGCGCGAAATCGACCGGATGCAAGACGAGGTCGTCCACGTGGAACAGGTCGATGTCGAATCGATGTTTGCACGGTTACGAGAGGACCTTCTGGAACAGTTTCCCGACGCGACGATCGAGACTGATATTTCGGTTTCTGATCCGACACTGTGTACGCGACCGTCCATCCTCGAACTCGCACTCGCGAACCTGACCGAGAACGCACTAAAGCATGCGTCCCCGGCCGATCCTACTGTCCAGTTACGGATGGAGACCGTCGATCGAGCGGACAGACCGATAGCCATCGAAGTTCGCGACACCAATCGACGGATTTCGGAGAGCGAAACCGCCGTCCTCCGGACGGGGACCGAGAGCCCGTTGAAACACGGGCAAGGGATCGGGTTGTGGATCGTTAACTGGTGTGTCACGACCCTGAACGGTGGCATCGAGTATCGCTACGACGAGGGGAACAGGTTCATCATAACGCTTCCGCCCGAATGA
- a CDS encoding nucleoside hydrolase has protein sequence MSSPLLIDADPGCDDAVALCLAAADPAIELRAVTTTHGNSTVENTTRNARAIVELFDSGDVPVVAGAAHPLLVARSTAEHIHGSGGIRGDLPAVSGSPATVETHAAQFIVEQARAHEGDLSIVAVGPLTNIALAVAIEPALPELLDELVVMGGTVAAHGNVTPLAEANFHSDPHAARKVIEECAPTVVGLDATLQATLSPAWIEAIDRETRRGRLLAEWLTYYDEEALARYDLESAPIHDAAVVAHLLDDQLLTIKDCHMAVGTNSSIEHGALACDLHGISEEAANGRVALDADTDRFRDRLTGTLSEFLDRAPS, from the coding sequence ATGTCATCTCCACTCCTCATCGACGCCGATCCGGGGTGTGACGACGCCGTCGCGCTCTGTTTGGCGGCGGCCGATCCGGCGATCGAACTCCGAGCGGTTACGACGACCCACGGGAACAGCACGGTGGAAAACACCACGCGGAACGCCCGTGCGATCGTGGAACTGTTCGACTCGGGAGACGTGCCAGTCGTCGCGGGCGCGGCGCACCCGCTGCTCGTCGCCCGATCGACTGCTGAGCATATCCACGGGTCCGGTGGCATCCGCGGGGACCTCCCGGCGGTGTCCGGATCACCTGCCACAGTCGAGACACACGCCGCACAGTTCATCGTCGAGCAGGCCCGGGCACACGAGGGCGACCTCTCGATCGTCGCGGTCGGTCCGCTGACGAATATCGCGCTCGCAGTAGCTATCGAACCTGCGCTCCCGGAGTTGCTCGACGAACTCGTCGTCATGGGCGGGACGGTCGCGGCCCACGGGAACGTGACGCCGCTCGCGGAGGCGAACTTCCACTCGGACCCACACGCCGCTCGGAAGGTGATCGAGGAGTGTGCGCCGACCGTGGTCGGACTGGACGCGACCCTCCAGGCCACACTCTCGCCAGCGTGGATCGAGGCGATCGACCGCGAGACGCGCCGCGGGCGACTGCTCGCCGAGTGGCTGACCTACTACGACGAGGAGGCGCTCGCCCGCTACGACCTCGAATCGGCGCCGATCCACGACGCCGCGGTCGTCGCTCATCTCCTCGACGACCAGTTGCTGACGATCAAGGACTGTCACATGGCCGTAGGGACCAACTCGTCGATCGAACACGGTGCGCTGGCGTGTGATCTCCACGGCATCTCCGAGGAGGCGGCAAACGGGCGCGTGGCGCTCGACGCCGACACCGACAGGTTCCGGGACCGTCTCACCGGCACGTTGTCGGAGTTTCTGGACCGAGCGCCGTCCTGA
- a CDS encoding ABC transporter ATP-binding protein produces the protein MTLELTGLSKAYGGFEFGPVDLTVGREVLALLGPSGSGKTTLLSLITGITDPDEGSITLDGRVLDGVPLEGRQVGIVFQDGALFPHMTARENIAYAGAGADRLDELAALLELQGVLDRTPDAMSGGERQRVALARTLAADPDALLLDEPLSSLDAPIRRRLRDHLHRLFEGLDIPVVYVTHDQRTATALGDRLAVLRDGGLEQVGAPTELLDQPANRFVARFTGNENVFEGRVTDVSGDDVTVRIGDHTLRTATGDLSEGAVTVCLHPSRVVLDGPAGNGGSGEENVLTGTVSRWLNEGTAYRIDVESGALTLTVTVRPPVFDRLAIDTGTEVDVSLPPEAIHVLDDR, from the coding sequence ATGACACTGGAACTCACCGGCCTCTCGAAGGCCTACGGCGGGTTCGAGTTCGGCCCGGTCGATCTCACCGTCGGCCGGGAGGTCCTCGCGCTGCTTGGCCCCTCCGGGAGCGGGAAGACGACACTGCTCTCGCTGATCACCGGGATCACCGACCCTGACGAAGGCTCGATCACGCTCGACGGGCGGGTGCTGGACGGGGTCCCGCTGGAGGGACGGCAGGTCGGGATAGTGTTCCAGGACGGGGCGTTGTTCCCGCACATGACCGCCCGCGAGAACATCGCGTACGCGGGTGCCGGGGCCGACCGACTCGACGAACTGGCGGCGCTACTCGAACTGCAGGGCGTACTCGACCGGACGCCTGACGCCATGTCAGGCGGTGAACGCCAGCGTGTCGCGCTCGCGCGGACGCTGGCGGCCGACCCCGACGCGTTGTTGCTCGACGAACCGCTGTCGAGCCTCGACGCCCCGATCCGGCGACGCCTCCGGGATCATCTCCACCGGCTGTTCGAGGGGCTGGATATCCCCGTCGTCTACGTCACCCACGACCAGCGGACGGCAACCGCTCTGGGGGACCGACTCGCCGTCCTCCGGGACGGCGGCCTCGAACAGGTCGGCGCACCGACGGAACTGTTGGACCAGCCGGCGAACCGGTTCGTCGCCCGTTTTACCGGCAACGAGAACGTCTTCGAAGGGCGTGTGACCGACGTATCCGGGGACGACGTCACCGTCCGGATCGGCGACCACACACTCCGGACAGCCACGGGGGACCTCTCCGAGGGAGCAGTGACGGTCTGTCTCCACCCCTCGCGAGTCGTCCTCGACGGGCCAGCGGGCAACGGCGGGTCCGGCGAGGAGAACGTGCTCACCGGGACCGTCAGCCGCTGGCTGAACGAAGGGACCGCCTATCGGATCGACGTCGAGAGCGGGGCGCTCACACTCACTGTGACCGTCCGCCCGCCCGTCTTCGATCGGTTGGCCATCGACACCGGCACCGAAGTCGACGTCTCGCTGCCACCCGAGGCCATCCACGTCCTCGACGACCGTTGA
- a CDS encoding ABC transporter permease subunit, producing the protein MSTQVYNAVRSRDWLSVALVLGGLLVLYYLVPLASLFLSASPGAVAGRLADPAVQHAAATSLLSASITTVLATACGLPLAYWLARASTPLKPLVLAVVVLPLVVPPTVGGVVLLTVVGPETFVGRTAAAAGVPLTRSLAGVVLAQTFVASPFVVVTAKAAFESVDRTLEHASRSLGKSRWTTARNVTLPLAGPGIAAGVTLAFARSIGEFGATMMVAYYPRTLPVEIWVSFVSTGLDAAYPVAILLVVVAVAALVVLNTVAANPWR; encoded by the coding sequence ATGTCGACACAGGTGTACAACGCCGTTCGCTCGCGTGACTGGCTGTCGGTCGCCCTCGTCCTGGGCGGGCTGTTGGTCCTGTACTACCTCGTCCCGCTCGCGTCGCTGTTCCTCTCGGCGTCACCGGGCGCGGTTGCCGGGCGACTGGCCGACCCCGCCGTCCAGCACGCGGCGGCCACGTCGCTGCTGTCGGCGTCGATCACGACCGTGCTCGCGACTGCCTGTGGCCTGCCGCTGGCGTACTGGTTGGCCCGGGCGTCGACGCCGTTGAAACCACTCGTACTCGCGGTCGTCGTCCTCCCGCTCGTGGTGCCGCCGACGGTCGGCGGGGTCGTGTTGCTCACCGTCGTCGGGCCGGAGACCTTCGTCGGCCGGACGGCCGCGGCGGCCGGGGTCCCGCTCACGCGCTCGCTGGCCGGGGTCGTCCTCGCCCAGACGTTCGTGGCCTCCCCGTTCGTCGTGGTGACCGCAAAGGCGGCCTTCGAGAGCGTCGACCGGACGCTGGAACACGCCTCGCGTTCGCTGGGCAAGAGCCGGTGGACCACCGCTCGGAACGTCACGCTGCCGCTTGCCGGTCCCGGGATCGCCGCCGGGGTGACACTCGCGTTCGCACGGTCGATCGGCGAGTTCGGGGCGACGATGATGGTCGCGTACTACCCGCGGACGCTGCCGGTCGAGATCTGGGTCTCGTTCGTCTCGACCGGGCTCGACGCGGCGTATCCGGTCGCGATCCTCCTGGTCGTCGTCGCGGTCGCCGCCCTCGTCGTCCTCAATACTGTCGCGGCCAACCCCTGGCGATGA
- a CDS encoding amphi-Trp domain-containing protein → MSDTETDSDDEPDRTVIRTGREFEQEYRLDADEAGRFLIELGEQLRDGDEVLITDEEWELPFAFGEPVELEVDFDGVGEPELEIELELPGRSDETAPSVE, encoded by the coding sequence ATGTCAGACACAGAGACCGACTCCGACGACGAGCCGGACCGAACGGTGATCAGAACGGGCCGCGAGTTCGAACAGGAGTACCGACTGGACGCCGACGAGGCCGGCCGGTTCCTGATCGAACTCGGCGAACAACTCCGGGACGGCGACGAGGTCCTCATCACGGACGAGGAGTGGGAACTCCCCTTCGCGTTCGGCGAACCCGTCGAACTGGAGGTCGACTTCGACGGTGTCGGCGAGCCGGAACTGGAGATCGAACTGGAGCTCCCGGGTCGATCCGACGAGACGGCGCCGTCCGTCGAGTGA
- a CDS encoding DUF7537 family lipoprotein yields MGRSRLGICLLLLVVLAGCNALGGPGGETPTDANTTVSGPNAVPGVTDGQLTDSQALLDAHAQSMLATGFENDYRANRSAVRNGQVVTIVGRQRTLVEANKTEYRYRVTSGAGTPTSQFDTWGNQSMQVLRGQVGDTVRYSTGAPATAADLTGTGALGPYLTASSFEVVDSRSSDGRYLVTLEATSTNASAVLPANGTDLRNYEARMVVDASGRILVFEASGNYTVRSGSASEPGVVDITYEVVSLGDRDLERPEWVATALAQ; encoded by the coding sequence ATGGGACGTTCGCGACTCGGCATCTGTCTGCTGCTCTTGGTCGTCCTGGCTGGCTGTAACGCCCTCGGTGGGCCAGGGGGAGAGACTCCCACGGACGCGAACACGACGGTCTCGGGACCGAACGCCGTTCCCGGCGTCACCGACGGACAGCTCACCGACTCGCAGGCGCTGCTCGATGCACACGCCCAGTCGATGCTCGCCACCGGGTTCGAGAACGATTACCGGGCGAACCGGTCGGCCGTCCGGAACGGACAGGTCGTCACGATCGTCGGCCGACAGCGGACCCTCGTCGAGGCCAACAAGACCGAATACCGGTATCGGGTGACGTCCGGAGCCGGGACGCCGACCTCTCAGTTCGACACCTGGGGGAACCAGAGCATGCAAGTCCTGCGCGGACAGGTGGGCGATACCGTCCGGTACTCCACCGGCGCACCGGCGACCGCCGCCGATCTCACTGGAACCGGCGCACTGGGTCCGTATCTCACCGCGTCGTCTTTCGAGGTCGTCGATAGCCGGTCCAGTGACGGTCGATATCTGGTAACGCTGGAAGCGACCTCGACGAACGCTTCCGCCGTTCTCCCGGCCAACGGTACCGACCTCCGGAACTACGAGGCCCGGATGGTCGTCGACGCCAGCGGTCGAATCCTGGTCTTCGAAGCCTCCGGAAACTACACTGTCAGGTCGGGATCGGCCAGCGAACCGGGTGTCGTCGATATCACCTACGAGGTCGTCAGCCTCGGCGACCGCGATCTCGAACGGCCCGAGTGGGTCGCTACTGCACTCGCCCAGTGA
- a CDS encoding TRAM domain-containing protein → MVEIPERLTSLFSGTVEAENDRFVIEVPKDEIEFDAVEAGQTYRIGVLPHHGEGSSDNESSPETTELAAIDREPGPPSPPVDEGEVRTVTIESIGDQGDGIAKVERGYVVIVPETEPGEEPTVEIERVTQNVAFAAVVGAE, encoded by the coding sequence ATGGTCGAGATTCCCGAACGACTCACGTCGTTGTTCAGTGGGACCGTCGAAGCGGAGAACGATCGGTTCGTCATCGAAGTTCCGAAAGACGAGATCGAGTTCGACGCGGTCGAAGCCGGTCAGACCTATCGTATCGGCGTCCTTCCACACCACGGTGAGGGCTCGTCGGACAACGAATCCAGTCCCGAGACGACCGAACTGGCCGCGATCGACCGTGAACCGGGTCCGCCGTCGCCGCCGGTCGACGAAGGTGAAGTCCGAACGGTCACCATCGAGTCGATCGGTGACCAGGGTGACGGCATCGCTAAGGTCGAGCGGGGGTACGTCGTCATCGTCCCCGAGACAGAACCCGGTGAGGAACCGACCGTCGAGATCGAACGGGTGACACAGAACGTCGCGTTCGCTGCTGTCGTCGGGGCTGAGTGA
- a CDS encoding TOBE domain-containing protein — protein MELDADFDAHLDKGGVRVTRRDVQLLRAVREQGSLNAAAAELGRSYSRSQQRVVELEDGFGQLVERQRGGSGGGGSSLTATASDLLAEFDRVEAEFMGVAEAEETVFRGTVVEREGELGTVDTDPGPVQAMVPPGTRRVRLAIRDDAVTLHPPESVPETETSARNRFHGEVREVVPGDAVVRVTVDIGGDTPLEALVTETSAETLALAPGEPIAASFKATATRAYPDDPR, from the coding sequence ATGGAACTCGACGCGGACTTCGATGCCCATCTGGACAAGGGGGGTGTCCGGGTCACCCGACGGGACGTGCAGTTGCTCAGAGCGGTTCGGGAACAGGGATCGCTCAACGCGGCGGCGGCCGAACTCGGGCGGTCGTACTCCCGTTCACAACAGCGCGTCGTCGAACTCGAAGACGGGTTCGGCCAGCTAGTCGAGCGACAGCGCGGGGGATCTGGCGGGGGCGGGAGTTCGCTGACGGCGACCGCGAGCGACCTCCTCGCGGAGTTCGACCGCGTCGAGGCCGAGTTCATGGGCGTGGCGGAGGCCGAAGAGACGGTGTTCCGGGGGACGGTCGTCGAGCGCGAGGGTGAACTCGGGACGGTCGACACCGATCCGGGACCCGTCCAGGCGATGGTCCCGCCGGGGACGCGCCGGGTTCGGCTGGCGATCCGTGACGACGCCGTCACGCTCCATCCCCCCGAGAGCGTCCCGGAGACGGAGACCAGCGCCCGGAACCGCTTCCACGGCGAGGTCCGGGAGGTCGTGCCCGGCGACGCCGTCGTGCGGGTGACCGTCGATATCGGCGGCGACACCCCCCTCGAAGCGCTGGTGACAGAGACGAGCGCCGAGACGCTGGCTCTGGCGCCGGGTGAGCCGATCGCGGCGTCGTTCAAAGCGACCGCGACGAGAGCGTACCCGGACGACCCTCGCTGA